The following are encoded together in the Balaenoptera acutorostrata chromosome 9, mBalAcu1.1, whole genome shotgun sequence genome:
- the DBX1 gene encoding homeobox protein DBX1, whose amino-acid sequence MMFPGLLAPPAGYPSLLRPTPTLTLPQSLQSAFSGHSSFLVEDLIRISRPPAYLPRSVPTASMSPPRQGAPAALTDTGASDLGSPGPGSRRGGSPQTAVSPASEPTFLKFGVNAILSSAPRTETSPALLQSVPPKTFAFPYFEGSFQPFIRSSYFPASSSVVPIPGTFSWPLAARGKPRRGMLRRAVFSDVQRKALEKMFQKQKYISKPDRKKLAAKLGLKDSQVKIWFQNRRMKWRNSKERELLSSGGCREQTLPTKLNPHPDLSDVGQKGPGDDDEEEDEGPGSLRRRLAYHHPSSDPRHLRDPRLEGPLPHSPAHSGSPDKPSDFSDSEEDEEGEEEEITVS is encoded by the exons ATGATGTTCCCCGGCCTCCTCGCGCCCCCAGCCGGGTACCCCAGCCTCTTGCGCCCCACGCCCACCTTAACATTGCCCCAGTCCCTGCAGTCGGCATTTTCCGGCCACTcgagcttcctggtggaggatcTGATCCGCATCAGCCGACCCCCCGCCTACCTGCCCCGCAGCGTGCCCACCGCCAGCATGTCGCCCCCTAGGCAGGGGGCCCCTGCGGCTCTCACAGACACAGGGGCCTCGGACCTGGGCTCCCCGGGGCCAGGCAGCCGGCGGGGCGGCTCACCGCAGACGGCCGTCTCCCCTGCCAGCGAGCCCACGTTTCTGAAGTTTGGAGTGAACGCCATCCTTTCTTCGGCGCCCAGAACTG AAACGTCCCCCGCCTTGCTCCAGAGTGTCCCTCCCAAGACCTTCGCCTTTCCCTACTTTGAAGGCTCCTTCCAGCCTTTCATCAGATCTTCTTATTTCCCAG CGTCCTCCAGCGTCGTGCCCATCCCGGGGACCTTCTCCTGGCCACTGGCCGCCCGCGGCAAGCCTCGCAGGGGCATGCTGCGTCGAGCCGTGTTCTCCGACGTGCAGCGCAAGGCGCTGGAGAAGATGTTCCAGAAGCAGAAGTACATCAGCAAGCCCGACCGCAAGAAGCTGGCGGCCAAGCTGGGCTTGAAAGACTCACAG GTGAAAATCTGGTTCCAGAACCGACGCATGAAGTGGCGGAACTCCAAGGAGCGCGAGCTCCTGTCTAGCGGGGGCTGCCGCGAGCAGACCCTTCCCACCAAACTCAATCCGCACCCGGACCTCAGCGACGTGGGCCAGAAGGGTCCCGGGGACGACGACGAGGAGGAGGACGAGGGCCCGGGCAGCCTCCGCCGCCGCCTGGCCTATCATCACCCGTCCTCCGACCCTCGGCACCTGCGGGACCCGCGCCTCGAAGGGCCGCTGCCCCACTCGCCCGCGCACTCTGGCAGCCCCGACAAACCTTCGGACTTCTCCGACTCCGAGGAGGATGAGGAGGGCGAGGAGGAGGAGATCACCGTGTCTTAG